The Magallana gigas chromosome 6, xbMagGiga1.1, whole genome shotgun sequence genome includes the window tcgTTAAACTGGtatctcattttatttttaaaagtatgttGTCACTTAGAAACGTTTTTAACATTATAGGAAcatttagctgcaggtctgtagctcccggtctgaaaaaattcggatggacgacctgggagccacagtgcctcccatagtaaaaatctgcaatttacggcgcacaaaaaattgcgctatatttggactgattaaccttatttgcacacaaattctgtgaaaacagtTAGTACCATtcattttttcagaaaatttacCACTGCAGATATCattactttacttgcctcagactttctattaaacatgctaaccgacctcggaaaacgAAGTATATTAATTTACCTCGAGATCTCGAGTCGCCATTTTCACGTGTAAACAAACTGCTCCACTTCACttttacgggactggtgatggtgtttaaaagaatatcagaggcaagtgaagtgacaatatctgtagtaaaatgtccgaggaattttttggaatcaaatatttgtacagaatgtgtttggaaataaggttaatcagtccaaagcTTAGTAGCGCacttttttgtgcgccgtaaattgcagatttttattatgggaggcactgtagctcccaggtcgtccatccgaattttttccgaccgggagctacagacctgcagctaaggAACATTGTGacatattgtaaacaataaactattgattaaattttaaatttcttgtACATGTGGGTCGAAACAGTTCATGTTTAACTTCTCTTGAGTTGACATGCCTTCCTAATCATTTAAATGGTTGTAGTGACCTATACTAGGACAGAGTGTGGCGTTGACTTTAAGAATCACGACATAACATTGGCTGTCCACAACATGGAAGACATAATACACGGACACCCAAAGAACTTTCAGATTAATCTGGGCTTCCGGTATGAAGAAGATTACCTATATTGTGAAGACATGCGTGTTTgtgatttattgaatttaaaggATGTGTCGTCTCCAGTTTATGTGTACAGCAAGAAACAAATTGAGGCAAATATCAACAAATACAAGACAGCCATGAAGAATTCAGGACGTAACATTCAGCTTAGTTACTCCGTGAAGGCCAACATGAATCCCTCTATTCTGGAGTTGATGAGGAACCACGGCTTGTTTCTGACCTTGGTCAGTGGCCATGAACTTCGTCTAGCTCTTGACCTTGGACAAGAACCTGGGAAGATTGTCTTTAATGGGAACGGCAAGATGAATTGGGAGGTAGATCTTGCCTGTAGATCGGGCGTCCTTCTGAACGTGGACAGTATCTTCAATATGAGACAGACCATAGATGTCTGCAAAGCGGGGGGATATGTGGCAAATGTGTTGTTCAGAATAAATCCGGACATAAACCCGGTATATTGTTTGCTCATCTTTTGGAACCAATTACCATAATCCCAATCTGAAAAGTGTCAAGGTTTCTGAGAAAAGAAGTGTAAAGGACAATTTTAACTTTCTCTTTAGAATGTTCACGGATATGTATCGACTGGTCAAGAGGGATCAAAATTTGGAATCTCTGCTGATGAGCTTGAGGAGGTTCTGGAAATGGCGACAACGTTCGAGAAAATCCGAGTAGTCGGCCTGCATTGTCATATTGGTTCCACTATAAGAGAGCCGGAGAAATTCAAGTCAGTTTTTTTTTCCTATACAAGTGTTGTTTTAAATTCGTTTGATTTAGCCCCCTGTGTAATAACATTAAATTTCAGACAGAGTACACGTGTACTTGTGGACCTTTTTAATAAGCTAAGAAGCCGCTTCCCTGATTTGTACGTCTTGAATCTTGGCGGAGGATTATCAATTCCATACAAATCTCAGGTTTAAATTTTGTGAAGATACTCATTAAACTTTAATTACAttagaaatattaattaatcCACATACAAAATTAACATTCATTTAACAACTATTACgataaatagaatttaaaacCAGATTATGTTGTTGCATTGTCTTAGATATCACTACCACAAAAATGCAAACAGGTGGTTCAGTGCGAAATCGACAAGAACGATGATCAAGAGATAGCAAGATTATATGACAATCTTCTCACATCAAAGTAAGTTAATCTACTGTtgtaatatgttaaaatttatcaTAGTTCCATCATCCATTGATAAGATTAACGCCAAACTGTTTTAGGTTAACTCTTTCCACCTTCCTTGAAGCAATTAAACCTCTTCCTCGAGGAAAAGAGATATTTCTTAAACTACAGGAGCAGGTTCCTTCTGAGGTGAGCTATAAAGCTTCTTATAAATATCACACAAACAATAGCAGCTAATGGTCAATGAAAATGGTTGAAAAAACCTGCGTATATCTTGTTTTATTTGGGAGCTATTTCGTAAATTAAGGTTCTGTATTCgtaaatgtgattttttaaaattatatatgtatgctaACAATAGGACAAGAATCAAACAAAGTTGATGCAGATTTTGCAATCTTTCAAGCAGTGTCTTGTTCCCGAACCAAACGATTTGCTTAGCTCTATCAGCGATATCATACCACCGGAAGCTAAAGTCATTCTGGAACCTGGACGTTCATTGGTCGGAAATTCTGCTATTCTGTTGTCACGTGTTCTAGGAACAAAATTAtccaaaaagaaaaagtaaaatattagatttattaacttgatgaaaaatgacataTCAATTAAGAAACTTACAAGATACTTCAGAGGAAATAAGTATAAAAATCCTGTATCGTTCCAGTTTCATTGTAATAGATGGTGCAATGACAGAGGTAATTCGGCCGTGTCTATATGGTGCCTATCACCATGTCGAGTTAGCAGAACCTAGCAGAGCCGCTAATCTCCAAACCGCCAGCGACCAATCAAAATTGGTTTGGGACGTTGTTGGTCCTGTATGCGAAAGTGCTGATTTTATTGgaaaggttaaaaaaataatttacagtcacAGTACATTCATAAAACTAGCACAATATCAATCTAATTCAATTTTAGAACAGTTCATTATTTGATTAGTTGATCATAAAGTTGCAGTAAATTATAGAAACAGTACAAAAGGTGCTTGAAAATGATTgctgctaaaaataaacactttaacataaataattaaaaataaaatgaaatttagtcGAAATACTTACAAATAAGTATCTTCTTACTTCAAGTTGTTAAAAAATACACGTACAATAGTATAAAGGTAAAGAAGACACCATGTGTGAACTTTGTAGGATCGGCTATTATTGACACCACATGAAGGTTGCAGCATTGCAGTGTTTGACACTGGCGCTTATTGCAGCAGCATGGGGTCAAACTACAACATGAGGGTAGGTAATTTCCATACTGAAGGTAGGTGATTTCCTGCAAGATGTCATTTCACGGAGAGTTTCCTTCAGCGACCGTAGATATTGAGATATTGTTTTGATCACAGGTACGACCCGCGGAGTTGCTTATTGATGGTGAGAAGGTGAAGGTCATACGTAGGAGCGAGACTTTCGAGGACATGATGAAATTATACACGAACTACTACTGTTTTTCGCAATAATAATTAAACTAAGATTTAAATTTCCTTTCAATAAATCATTCACTGGTTGTTTGTGTGTAAGAGTTATTGTTCCTTACTTAAAGGTCGTGAGATAAATTGGTGCGAATATACCGAAAAACAAAAAACTCACCCAACTGCACCGGTGGCCATCAAATCAGACAACtttgtttaaacactttccaaGGCTACGCCTCATAATACACTGCAATATTACACTCGCTAGTAATTGATCGAAAAGAATGTGAAAGTTTAAgtagttttatttcaacaatataGTAATTGATAAGTAATGAGTTGAGGAGTACAACAATGGGTACTAAAGCCTCCGTGCAGGGTTCCTCCAGAACCAATGTTAAGAAGAATGGAGAACCCCGGGAGCCGGACGAGGAAGATGTGAGTGACGATTCGTTATATCATCATATTATAAATAGCTTTGTCTGTCTATGAATTATTGACcaagaaaaatgataaaattttcaaacaatcgaaatataatgatattgtaacgtTATCGTTTTTTTATAGCGTATTTTATGTACCACGTATGTACCatgtaataaataaagtacCAGCTGTTTAAAACAGATTGATTGTATTACATTTGTTCGATTTTTTTTAGGTTGACGTTCCCGAATTTCCACCTGATGAAGACTACCCTCCCCCAAAACAAAACTCGCAGAAAAAGAACGACATTTACGAACCTTCGCGGTACAAGGACGTCCATAAGCACGTTAAAAATGTACCTcggttttattcaaaattagttCGCCTCAATTTTTCTACTTTCAAATCCGCACTATAATTCACAATTACTAAAATATCTGTTGTGTTATTCTATTTTTCAGATTCCCGCAAAGATTGATATGTCATTCAAAAAATTGCTGAACTACCTTGTACAACCCTTTAGGACTGATATGCAGAAGTTGCGTGCGCTGTTCATGTGGCTATGCGTGCAGCCCGTCACAACTGCCAGATACAAAAGTTTGGAAGGTTATTTCCCTGAAGATCTTGCTAAGACCCCTCGAGGTTTTATGAAGCTCATCAAGGAGGGGAAGGCTTCTTATGCATCCCTGTTTGCCGTTCTGTGCAGGTAAAACACAAATTACGATATGTCAAACGATTTCTATATGACCTTTAATTAACCTTACAAAGTTAAAACCTGCACGCATAGTTCATATCAGTTTCACGAAAACATGAATTCAATTATTATAGAAAGGTGCAAACACAATTTCGTAAAGGGTGGTATATTACTCAAATCCGAATATAAATGAACTATGAAATCATAAATGACAACTATTGATTAGTgtattctgttttttttttaatttgtagaagATCGGGGATCAAATGCGTAATAATAAAAGGGGTGTGTAAGAGCGCTGGCTATGAGGTAGGGACTTCTGACACACTGAAGAACCTTCGGACCAAGTGGAATGCCGTGTGGGTCAATGACAGCTGGAGGTTAATTCACCCATTGTGGGCGTGTCAGACGGTGGTAGGTAAGTCCGAGCTCAACGATTGGACGGCGAACGACGACGAGGAAGAAAACACCGAGGGCTGGACGGTGCAGAAAATCAACGAGTTCTTCTTCCTTACAGACCCACACGATTTTTTGTACTTCTGTTTTCCCGATGACCCAAAATGGCAACTGCTGATCCTACCGTATGATCTGAGAAAGTTTGTCCGCGTTCCGTTCCTTCAAGAAGCGTACTTTAGGCTCGGGCTACGGCTCGTCACAGAACAGAGCTGTATTTTGAACGATATCGATGGAGCTGTGGACATTGGGTTTCGAGTTCCCGAAGATTACCCAATACAAATGAATTATGAACTGTTTTATAAGAGAGACGAGTCCGATGTTGACCTCGACAGCAGGACCTCTCTGAACAAGTTTGTTGTAATGAACTTTGAGGACAATATATGGTCTTTTATCGTTAGGTTTCCAGTTCCAGGTGTTTacaaactttcaatttttggcgGCCATATTGATCGTGATCACGTGCCGTGGATCGCGGACTTCCGACTTATCTGTAAAAATACTCGTGATAACTGTGTTCCCTTTCCCGATGCGCCGTGGATTGGAGTGGGCTATTCATACGAGGCCCAAAAGGCGGGACTAGCGGACCCATCCCACAAATCAGGAATCATCGTTATGAAACCTCATCAAGAAATCCACATGACGTTAATGATGGAAACATTTCTTAAGATGAAAGTGcagtttttacatgtcattctGAGTGAAGAAGACCTAAAGGAAAAGTTTTACTTCAAGAGAATAGTTGGGAGGATGGACATTATCGGGAAAATACCTCAGCATGGCGACTATCTCATCAAAATTTTTGGGAAGCCTAAGGGTACAAGGGGAGAGTTAAAGAACATCTGTAACTATCTTATTACCACGGAAGATCCAAGGCCTTCGGGGAAAAGGAGGAAAGGGTGGGAGGTAATcaagtgttatttttaaaaaatatatataaattacatttacaCGCCAATTAAGCAAAGGTCATGATGCATAGCTTGTACTTACTGCCAACCGGTAATTAAAATACACTTACAACATAAATTATACtataatcttttttatacaCTGAATCTTTTTGCATTGTGTTTCgcacttttcattttattgatatttacttTATCTTTAAAGAATGCCAGAGAAAAGAATCTGAGAAAAGACGTGAAAGAAGCGACCAATGTGAAGGACATTGAACGACTGAAGCTGAGCATAGATAAGTTTGTGGGTGCCGGTCTGGAGGATAAAGGGGACTACAGCAAAGCCTCGACCAGGCTGGAGTTTCTGGAGGTCCAGCAAGGTTAGCTATAAAGTTGTAGTTGAAAGAtctatgaaaatattaattttaacaaCGCTTATTATGGCTAgcgattttaataattttgtgaAGAGAAAAAGAAGCATAACTGTTTTgtatcacacttttttgtagCATTGATAGAGGCAATACAGAGAAGGAACGAAAAAATCCTTATCCCAGCGATCTCCATGGCGAATGGATCGGGATACAAAAAACGTCTgactttattgataaaaaaagcCGAGGAAACTTTGGAGGATTTACGGTGTCTCGGAGGATTCCAACACCCGATTCCAGACCTCAACAAACCAATCATTGCAGAGCTTATGAACTACGTCAGCCCACCATTAATCGTCCGTGACATCATGACTGCAACCTTCCTTCTGCTGGGCGAAACAGAGGAAGAACTAAAGGTACATATTTGTTGTTATCCAATGCCATTAGAATTCATGTTCATTTGTTTCAAACAAATGACAGGGGTATTACTATCATTTCATTGtatcaaaatttaatacaatGGATTGATACTTACACCCTTGTCCTTTTTAACTTTTTCAGTCCTGGGAGTTCATAAGGCTTCTGATGAGGACAACAGGAAGGAACAGTCTTCTGCAGCGCTTCCAGCGATTTATCCTGACAGAGGTTCCAACAGAGGTACAAACCAAGGCAGAGAATATGTTTAAGAAGTTCACTGAGGACGAAGTAAGGAAAACCAGCGCAGGCGCAGCCTCGTTCTTTGTGTGGGTAAGTGCAGGATCAGCGCGGcaattcctttacagtatactTCCTTAAACTGAAGAGAATTTATTCAAGCTAAAAATAGTTTCATGATTGTTTGGAAACTTATTGgtcttgggatttttttttcagattcaaaaAGTGATGACAAAACCCGACCCCAGCCCTGTACCAACAGATGGACAGAAACGGAAAAAGTGAAGCAGGAAATCTTACAATGGAATGTAGAATGCATTGTtgttatgatttaaaataaacttgACTGTATAAAAGTGTTACATGCGTAATACATACAAAACTACATATGAATCACCCTGTTATCTGTAGTTTACACAGGCAGAAACGTATATTATAAAcagtgctacatgtatattacagtaaacatttcaaattagttcttttgttttattcaattaCAAAATAAGACGAGAACTTTATAAACTGTATTAAACTCAATACCTCCGTATATGCTACAATTTAACGTGTAGAGAAATAACTCTCGTTTGAATAGTAAAAAGACACTTTATTATCAAGCTTTCTAAAGCTTTTAGGAAcatcaataaagtttttttaCAGTTCATTATAAGTGTTCCTTGTGGTCCAAAAAATCGTTACACTCTATTTTGGAATTTAAATATGGTAAAGAGAGAAAAATCTATAAACGAAATCGATGTGTAGTGTTTAGTCTTTGATCTTTTATTGTTTCGCGCGTTATATTCTGGACAGAGGGGTTGCAATATTTCCGGTCGGCTGCTTGGATACGCTGTCATCGTGACGTCATTGATTAACGCCTCCGAGTGCAAGGTATGTCTGAGATTATATTTTCCTTCTTTTTCGATATATTATTACGGcttgttataaatatatattaataaaataaaacgcaGAAACAAATTAACTATTTGTTTTACTATGTATCATACTTTAAAGTCATTGTGTTACAAATGTCCTAATTTGCCTTTTTAAGCCTTATTTATAAAACTGGGTTTTATTATTTCATAGGGAAATTGGTTTGTGCAGTGTTGAGACTGAACGTTTACTCAAGAAAACTATCTTAAAATACAATTAACTTGACGTATGATGAAACATTTTATCTCCAAACAGGAATACTTTTCTCTGGGTTAGGAAATTCGCAAAGTAAAGCACAGTGTTCTTAGAAAGAGTAATCAATTAATAATTTGTCACTCGTTTGAATATAAATCTAGCATTCGatctaatgattttttaaacatgtatgcaTAATTAATTTCATCGATATTGTGTATCATCAGATAAGCTTTTTGCAGCACTGACAATCCAAGATAACTTGTCAAAGACcatatcgggggggggggggggggggggcaggtaCTTTTACCCTTTGAATGCCCAACCCACggtatttattcttttttattgctCTCACCCCCACACAACCTTTCATTTACGTATTATTTTGGACcacttttaatgaaaatactgaGTATATGCAAAAAATGAACACACTGTCAACGTTTCTGtgtatttaaaatcattaccaTTAGATGCCAATCGATTAGATTAACGACAGTTcacataaaatttatatcagtgaaacaattaaataattcattcaGTGCTGTGTTTATTTGTTATTCCACCATATGTCAATGGATCGTTAAGGGGGTTATAACCCATTTAACTGAAACCCAAGATTTACTTAGTTCTTTTACTGTcaataacaaaacaattcatGATAAAACAAAGTACAAGGCCAATTAAATACCCGATCTCGATCATTTAAAGATAACAATAGGCTTCTATTATTGATAACAGATTATCCTTGGGAAGGAAtaacagatatacatgtatatataagaatTCTCCAATCACACGGACTATTTCCATCAGGTAGGCAGAGTTCAACCAGAACCACCATTTTATcatgattttatttcttatgccttgttttcattttcaaataaagtttaaaatgctTATCTTTAATCAAGGGAATTCCATGATGTGTAAGGTGGCGGACTAACATGGGAGGAGGAGCTAGTAAGACCCCCAAACAGGAGGCACCCACGGGATATAGCAGTGTACAACCAACACAGCAGCCTGCTGACCAAACCGAGCTGGACCAGAACCAAGGCGTGTCCGTCTCCATTAGGCCCCCCTCTGGGTACGAGGACGAACCTTCAGGGCCACGGAGAGAGTCTGACACCCCCAATTCTCCGGCGGAGGGATATCGGAGTGATGGGGTCAGCGGGGGCATTCTCGATCCCCTGCAGGAAAACACCAAAGATGCGGTAAGGGGCGCCGGTATGGTGTAGAACATTATTACTTCAATCTTTGATGggttgaaatgaaaatgatacaTTCTTAAATTGACTATTACAGTCTAGTGAATAGAAGTCAATAAcgattatttaattaaaattattgttcCGGAGAAAAGGACGCCTTGataagtttgatttttctcaatGTACAAAAAGCCACAAAGTCTAAATAAAGTTTAACGAGGCCTGGTCTAATTtcttctgccctagatttttgaatgaaattttttacatgaatttctactgatataattattattataagataaaaaagtaagacatttaccacaccgtttgtttatttttggaagttttaagattttcctgacaattttatcatagtttgaaaaaaagtttgagactgttaaataatttcattacatgttgaattggtaatggataaaaatagcgttttatcagtgcaaaaaggtcaaaatatcaattaggtgaagaaattgtaacatttttctttatgatcattttaattttatttattttaaataatataaatttgtatttggtgccatggttcattccgataataaaatatagagggaaaatcgGTTTATGTGCAAtctgcactttcagtgcagagaagtcatattaaatacaccgtagcgccaaatgaagcatatagaccccaaaattttgtttttaactttggttaagctatgtgtgtagatttaaaaaaaatactttaggaaaaaactttaagacttttgatcgcaggatccaacgtccttaaacATACATAACCAACCGACTTACTGCAATGTATTAGTTCTGTATAACTACTAGTAtcttcatttttgtttcatatagCAACCTAACTATCGGTaaattttttctgtaaaatggCTATATTTCTAAAATCATTTTGCTTGATTAACAATCAATTCATTCTATCATTCTCGTTAAAACCTCTGCTGGCTCCAATGGCTTAATGTGACATGTAATGACATAGGTCtatttgtattctttttttcatgCTTCTCCCAGGCCAATATTCCTGTTAACGAGACTGGCTACCCTCCACCCAAACCAGCTGTCAACCGGAAGTCCGACATTTTGAGACCTGCTGACATCGCGGAGGGTGACAAAAGAGCGAAACAGGTACATTCATAATTATCGGTGTAGATCAAACTCTGCATACCTAAGTGGGCTCGGCAAATTTGTCCTGTCACGTATTTGTATCCTCTTACAAACGTCACTTGTATTTCAAAACAGTGGTCATGCATCTTATATACAAATTATGATTAACCTTTTAAAATCagataataaaacatacactaAGGACTTTCAGTATTCTAATACGTCCCTTGGTCAAagcatatacattttattcaatCTATGATGGCTGTTACTCATTAATTAGATCAAACCTGGAGACGCCAACACATTTGAAGACCTAGCTTACCTCCTGACGAAAGGGATGTCACGTGATGTCCAGCAAATTCGGGCTATCTTCTCCTGGGTCGTTACACAGAATGTTCAAGAGATTGAATTCCCCGCAAACGTTATCCTGGATTCTCACATGGACATACTGAGACGCATGAGAGATGGGCAGTCGTCTTATACCACTCTTTTTACATTACTCTGCCGGTATGTGAATGTTAACACATGTTTGGGAGAACTGAAAAGTACGCCTAAACATTTTGAAGACGAAGTGTAAGTTCAGTTTATGATGCGAATGTcgcttacaattttgttctTATTTTAGAGCAGCACATATCCCTTGCGTCATAATTCACGGAATTGCAAAGAGCGCTGGATATGAAGTTGGTCATAAGGATTTGAAACATCTGCGGAACTTGTGGAACGCTGTTTTCATTAATGGTGGATGGCGTTTTGTGTTTCCATTGTGGGCGTGCCGAGCTGTAAAGAAGCATGCGCCTGGAGATTGGACTCTGGTGGACTCAAAGGGTAATAGTTAATGCATATATTTGATTAAGTTTAcgaattttatattaaaaaaaagaattactcTGGATATAATATTATCAGAATAGTTCAAATACACGACTtcatatatgtaatttaaaaagtacataaattatcagaacAATGGTCCCGCAAAGACGTGGGGCTAAATTGTGTCTgggtttttatgttacatgtatacatgccACTTATCatcaacatttaatttcatacgtgtatttaaattctatttaaacTTTGTGGCTTAAATTTGACGTATTATTCACTCTTCAAAGTgaccaataaaatattttaaaacattaacacaaaaaaTAACCGCAACAAAAATGGCGCATATTGTGCCAACAGCAACTATAACTGGACCCTGATTCCTGAGTTTGAAAGTTCTTATATCGCAAACCGGAAGCTCCAACCTTCCAGGCTACGGCGCAGTATCTTTACCAAAACGAGGCCTCTTGTATCAATCTTAATCGTACACATGCTACATaattaaatgtgaaaaatttggcgtctttgtattttgtattagtaaaaaatcatatatgttTGATTTATCTTGATATCTAACTTCATATTTTGGAACAGTGAACGATATAAGTGAGAGAATAGACATTGATGAAGACAGCGTCAGTACCACCAGTGACCACTATTTCCTTACCGACCCAGAGGAGTTCATACACCGCTGCTTTCCAGATAAGCCCGATTGGCAGCTTCTGAGAACGCCCCTCACAAAGGATGAGTTTCTTGACATGCCCTTTCTCATGCCGCCATTCTTTGACTACAAATTAAAACTTCTGACAAAACCCAAGTGTGTTCTGAGTTCTAAGGACGGGATGTGTAACATCTCGATAAAGAGTCCTCAAATCGAGGACATGTTGATGACCTATGAACTTTACTATGACGTTAGGGAGTCGGGTTCCTCCTTACCCTCAGGGGTTCCCATGGACAGATGTGTGGCCATTATGCAACAGAAAGGAAAAATCGCTTTTAGTGTTCGATTTCTACATCCGGGGATCTACCGACTCGACATACATGGATCTTTGATAGGAAATGCTTTGTCTTTGTTAGGTTCCTTTAAGCTTGTTTGCAATAAAACCAGAGACAACATCAAACCCTATCCCTGTAATCCGGACATCGGGTTTGGTCCGAACCTTATAACGAACCAGTCAGGCTTATTGTCCGAATCACATCACGAAAGTTTAATTAGCTTTAACTGTAGGAGGGGGactgaaataatatttacaatgtcaAAACAGATGCAAATTCAAACTAAACTGTTTCACCAGACGATAGATGGTCAACAGTTAAAGGAGTATGTTTCTCACAGAAAGATTGGGAACCAGCTCTGTATCTTACTTGCAATCCCACAGAAAGGAGAATATGTACTCCAGATAAACAACAGATGGATGGAAGAGCCTGAATTCCAGAACGTATGTAACTACTTACTGGAGGCAGGGGACGGGGAGAAGAAACCACGGAACTACGaggtattttaacattttaccaTACACTTCTCTAAATAACGCAACTTTTTAGTTAAGTActgtgtttcttttttaattttgatttgcaTGTTAACTGAAAAATGGAATATCAACCAAGCTGCATTCTTCATGCGGCTTTCCATATATATCGTACCCATTTGGACATGCAcgtgttttctgtttttattataagaCGCCTTCAGAAAAGAAACTAAGATGCCAACTTCACGAGTCCCTGCGCTCTATGGACCCTGCTTTTGTTAAGCGCGCTATCGACCAGTTTTGTAAGTCTGGTCTGGAGGACAGCGGGGAGACCCAGCAGGCCCGGGACAGACTAGTGTACCTGAAGCTCTCAAAAGGTCTGTATGTAGACTGAACCAAACGTGAAAAGCTCTGCTTGGCCTTTACAACATTAGAAGTATATTctgattgatttttttgtatgaaGAAAAAAGGTTTGATTTATCAATACACCTCTCTAAAACAATCGCCCACCACACCTTAAAAATTGTATGACAAATATAAACAGTTTtaggaaagaaaatataaatttaaaaaaaaggagaagaTAAAACATTGTCTATAACACACGTGTGAAAGCTTGAAAAATGTTAGACGATCTGATGTATCTACAGGTCTGAGAGACAGCATTAATAGAAGAAACTTGGAAGCTCTAGAGGAGAGTGTCCAACCAGCCAAATCCTCTAAGTTCTCCCACAAACTGCAGCCACTGATCCAGAAAGCAGAGGAAGAGGTGGCGGATCTAAAGAAGACGGACAAACACGCTCATGACATTCTAGAAATGAATTTACTCACGGTCACAGAACTCCG containing:
- the LOC105347887 gene encoding uncharacterized protein isoform X3 produces the protein MVVVTYTRTECGVDFKNHDITLAVHNMEDIIHGHPKNFQINLGFRYEEDYLYCEDMRVCDLLNLKDVSSPVYVYSKKQIEANINKYKTAMKNSGRNIQLSYSVKANMNPSILELMRNHGLFLTLVSGHELRLALDLGQEPGKIVFNGNGKMNWEVDLACRSGVLLNVDSIFNMRQTIDVCKAGGYVANVLFRINPDINPNVHGYVSTGQEGSKFGISADELEEVLEMATTFEKIRVVGLHCHIGSTIREPEKFKQSTRVLVDLFNKLRSRFPDLYVLNLGGGLSIPYKSQISLPQKCKQVVQCEIDKNDDQEIARLYDNLLTSKLTLSTFLEAIKPLPRGKEIFLKLQEQVPSEQCLVPEPNDLLSSISDIIPPEAKVILEPGRSLVGNSAILLSRVLGTKLSKKKNFIVIDGAMTEVIRPCLYGAYHHVELAEPSRAANLQTASDQSKLVWDVVGPVCESADFIGKDRLLLTPHEGCSIAVFDTGAYCSSMGSNYNMRVRPAELLIDGEKVKVIRRSETFEDMMKLYTNYYCFSQ
- the LOC105347887 gene encoding uncharacterized protein isoform X1, producing MVVVTYTRTECGVDFKNHDITLAVHNMEDIIHGHPKNFQINLGFRYEEDYLYCEDMRVCDLLNLKDVSSPVYVYSKKQIEANINKYKTAMKNSGRNIQLSYSVKANMNPSILELMRNHGLFLTLVSGHELRLALDLGQEPGKIVFNGNGKMNWEVDLACRSGVLLNVDSIFNMRQTIDVCKAGGYVANVLFRINPDINPNVHGYVSTGQEGSKFGISADELEEVLEMATTFEKIRVVGLHCHIGSTIREPEKFKSVFFSYTSVVLNSFDLAPCVITLNFRQSTRVLVDLFNKLRSRFPDLYVLNLGGGLSIPYKSQISLPQKCKQVVQCEIDKNDDQEIARLYDNLLTSKLTLSTFLEAIKPLPRGKEIFLKLQEQVPSEQCLVPEPNDLLSSISDIIPPEAKVILEPGRSLVGNSAILLSRVLGTKLSKKKNFIVIDGAMTEVIRPCLYGAYHHVELAEPSRAANLQTASDQSKLVWDVVGPVCESADFIGKDRLLLTPHEGCSIAVFDTGAYCSSMGSNYNMRVRPAELLIDGEKVKVIRRSETFEDMMKLYTNYYCFSQ
- the LOC105347887 gene encoding uncharacterized protein isoform X2, with product MVVVTYTRTECGVDFKNHDITLAVHNMEDIIHGHPKNFQINLGFRYEEDYLYCEDMRVCDLLNLKDVSSPVYVYSKKQIEANINKYKTAMKNSGRNIQLSYSVKANMNPSILELMRNHGLFLTLVSGHELRLALDLGQEPGKIVFNGNGKMNWEVDLACRSGVLLNVDSIFNMRQTIDVCKAGGYVANVLFRINPDINPNVHGYVSTGQEGSKFGISADELEEVLEMATTFEKIRVVGLHCHIGSTIREPEKFKSVFFSYTSVVLNSFDLAPCVITLNFRQSTRVLVDLFNKLRSRFPDLYVLNLGGGLSIPYKSQISLPQKCKQVVQCEIDKNDDQEIARLYDNLLTSKLTLSTFLEAIKPLPRGKEIFLKLQEQVPSECLVPEPNDLLSSISDIIPPEAKVILEPGRSLVGNSAILLSRVLGTKLSKKKNFIVIDGAMTEVIRPCLYGAYHHVELAEPSRAANLQTASDQSKLVWDVVGPVCESADFIGKDRLLLTPHEGCSIAVFDTGAYCSSMGSNYNMRVRPAELLIDGEKVKVIRRSETFEDMMKLYTNYYCFSQ
- the LOC105347887 gene encoding uncharacterized protein isoform X5, which produces MVVVTYTRTECGVDFKNHDITLAVHNMEDIIHGHPKNFQINLGFRYEEDYLYCEDMRVCDLLNLKDVSSPVYVYSKKQIEANINKYKTAMKNSGRNIQLSYSVKANMNPSILELMRNHGLFLTLVSGHELRLALDLGQEPGKIVFNGNGKMNWEVDLACRSGVLLNVDSIFNMRQTIDVCKAGGYVANVLFRINPDINPNVHGYVSTGQEGSKFGISADELEEVLEMATTFEKIRVVGLHCHIGSTIREPEKFKSVFFSYTSVVLNSFDLAPCVITLNFRQSTRVLVDLFNKLRSRFPDLYVLNLGGGLSIPYKSQISLPQKCKQVVQCEIDKNDDQEIARLYDNLLTSKLTLSTFLEAIKPLPRGKEIFLKLQEQVPSEQCLVPEPNDLLSSISDIIPPEAKVILEPGRSLVGNSAILLSRVLGTKLSKKKKWCNDRGNSAVSIWCLSPCRVSRT